CTATCACCCGGATTTCATCGGCCTGACCGGATCGGAGGCCGAATTGCAGGCCGCCTATAGCGCCTATTCGGTGGAGCGCGAACTGGCCTATGTCGATCCCGAATACGGGCCGGTCTATACCCATGGTGCCTTTATCTATCTGCTGGACGCCAAGGGCGAGGTGCTGAGCCTGTTCCCGCCCATCCTCAGCTCGGACCGGGTGGTGGAACTGGCGCGCAAATACCTCGGCTCCGAAGGATAGTGACCTAGCGTCACCTTTGGTTCCGGGCGTAGCGTTTGGGCGAAGGGCCGCCTAACCTGCCGGCAGGAGGCCCCGGACATGACAGATACAGCGCTTTGGCAATTGGACGCGACGCAGATCGCGGCACAAACCACAAGCGGCGCGCTGAGCGCCGAACAGGCGGTCGGCGCCGCCATCGAGCGGATGCAGGCGGTGAACCCTGACCTGAACGCGGTGGTCGACAGCTGCGCCGAGGCGGCGATGGATCGCGCCCGCGCGCTGGACAAGGCCCGCGCCGCGGGCACGCCCTGCGGACCGCTGCACGGGGTGCCGGTCACCATCAAGGTCAATGTGGATCAGACCGGCTATGCCACAACCAACGGTGTGACCGCGCTGAAGGACATGATCGCGCCCGATGACGCACCCGTGGTGCGCAACCTGCAAGCGGCGGGCGCGGTGGTGATCGGGCGCACCAACACGCCCGAGTTTTCCTTCCGCGCCGATACCGACAACCCGCTTTATGGCCGCACCCATAACCCCTGGGGGCGGCATATCTCGCCCGGCGGTTCCTCGGGCGGGGCCGGGTCGGCGGTGATGGCGGGGATCGGCGCGCTGGCCCATGGCAACGATATCGGCGGCTCGCTGCGCTTTCCTGCAGCGGCCAACGGCGCCGTCACCGTGAAACCCGGTCTGGGCCGGGTGCCCGCCTGGAACCCCAGCCAGAAGGCCGAGCGCGGCATGCTGGCGCAATCCATGTCGGTGCAGGGGCTGATCACCCGGTCTGCCGCCGATCTGCATCTGGCCATGCCCAGCCTGATCGCCCCCGACCCGCGCGACCCGTTCCACGTGCCCCTGCCCTGGCGCGGCACCCCGGTCGAGGGGCCGATCCGGGTTGCCTTTACCAAGGCGACCTATGGCTATGACCTGCACCCCGAGGTCGAGGCGGCGCTGGACACCGCCCGCGACGCGCTGCGCGATGCCGGTTATCTGGTCGAAGAGGTCGAGACCCCCGACGCCTTCGAGGCGGGGCGTGCCGGCTATCGCGCCCTGATGGGCGAGGTCTGGGCGCTGATGAAGGCCGATGTCGACGCCTATGGCTCGCAAACCGTG
The window above is part of the Ruegeria pomeroyi DSS-3 genome. Proteins encoded here:
- a CDS encoding amidase family protein, with protein sequence MTDTALWQLDATQIAAQTTSGALSAEQAVGAAIERMQAVNPDLNAVVDSCAEAAMDRARALDKARAAGTPCGPLHGVPVTIKVNVDQTGYATTNGVTALKDMIAPDDAPVVRNLQAAGAVVIGRTNTPEFSFRADTDNPLYGRTHNPWGRHISPGGSSGGAGSAVMAGIGALAHGNDIGGSLRFPAAANGAVTVKPGLGRVPAWNPSQKAERGMLAQSMSVQGLITRSAADLHLAMPSLIAPDPRDPFHVPLPWRGTPVEGPIRVAFTKATYGYDLHPEVEAALDTARDALRDAGYLVEEVETPDAFEAGRAGYRALMGEVWALMKADVDAYGSQTVRDIFEVYFQEFPPFHGTELLQVMAARSHYAREWSLFLEQYPLVLGPFLPQPFFGPDRDTEGAEGVHEALGSAVWSYAMNFIGLPAACLPTRLADLPKGAQPINVQITARRWREDMAVDAAAAVEARVGRMAPHLWARMG